The Niastella koreensis GR20-10 genome includes a window with the following:
- a CDS encoding malectin domain-containing carbohydrate-binding protein produces the protein MIKNILVLFSLLCALQALAQRSDVLLNSNWQSIANDTNRHAFDGFENPAFNTVSWQAVTVPHNWDAYEGYRRLLHGNRHGYAWYRRTFTVARKENGKRYFLWFEGVGSFATVWVNGKKAGEHAGGRTTFTIDITDLLVDNNKPNLLAVRADHPANIQTLPWVCGGCSDERGFSEGSQPMGIFRPVHLITTNAIRVEPFGVHIWNDTTVSERSAQLNLATTVKNYSNKPVTITISQRLLNRAKQVMVTAMANSTLQPGAVAETPQQLPIIKTPHLWSLSDPYCYTLVTEVLQNGKVTDVTETPYGIRWISWPIGRSGPSKQFFLNGKPVFITGIAEYEHLMGGGHAFSDAEVTARVQQIKAVGFNAFRDAHQPHNLRYQHLLDSLGLLWWTQLSAHIWYNTPEFKNNFKTLLKEWVIERRNSPSLVLWGLQNESKIPEDFAKECTQLIRELDPTTSAQRKVTTCNGGEGTDWDVPQNWTGTYGGNPSAYASDVIRQQLIGEYGAWRTLDLHTEGGFVQNGALSEDRMTQLMETKVRLAESVKDSTCGQFFWIYTSHDNPGRVQSGEGFRELDRIGPVNYKGLLTPWEEPLDAFYMYRSNYAPKETSPMVYIVSHTWPGRWTTPGIKDGIVVYSNCDEVELFNDVNNASLGRHKRNGIGTHFQWDGVDIKYNVLYAVGYVKGKRVASDVIVLQYLPTAPGFQGLYTSLPSTQGMLPMLVAPVKDNNYLYRVNCGGPDYQDSHGNIWLADREKKSNDTWGSVSWTKQFPGMPAFYASQRQFYDPIAGTSDWPLLQTFRYGLQQLRYEFPVPDGDYHVELYFIEPWWCKGGLNAKGWRQFDVAINNKTVIKNLDIWSKVGNRALRQEVDVHVTGGQLTISFPNIAAGQAVISAIAISTKDKQAKAAAPSPALISKLEIKDSEPAKKIKAQTWLNTGDKQFINSDVAFTALPPTLYGAEWIQMPEAGQSALSSFIVTADADVFIAVDSSLQRPEWLKDYEDTKATCQNTKPTTFKLYRKRFTANSTVAIDAGEASVSREVANLPPDRSGGPGGGLYSVFALPVTTLQPPFDQKATTSYKMDQAVTTGEGVSRQTINKRESVVFTRPAGGQADVAINTGVGDVYSITFRYYNPSTEIRKATWQLIQADGTVLKTEPMEFTNTREGKWNYFTTTSGSMINAGKYTIRITATDAEGVAIGGIDVQ, from the coding sequence ATGATTAAAAATATTCTGGTCCTTTTTTCATTGTTGTGTGCATTGCAGGCGTTGGCTCAACGCAGTGATGTTTTGTTGAATAGTAACTGGCAATCCATTGCTAACGATACCAATCGGCATGCGTTTGATGGGTTTGAAAATCCGGCATTTAATACAGTCAGCTGGCAGGCGGTAACAGTGCCGCATAATTGGGATGCCTATGAGGGCTACCGCCGCTTGTTGCATGGCAACCGCCATGGCTATGCCTGGTATCGCAGAACATTTACGGTAGCCCGTAAAGAAAATGGTAAAAGATATTTTTTATGGTTTGAAGGAGTGGGTTCTTTTGCTACAGTGTGGGTGAATGGAAAAAAAGCAGGTGAACATGCCGGTGGAAGGACCACGTTTACCATCGATATTACCGATCTGCTGGTCGACAATAACAAACCCAACCTGCTGGCAGTGCGTGCCGATCATCCGGCCAATATTCAAACCCTGCCCTGGGTTTGTGGCGGCTGTTCAGACGAGCGGGGTTTTAGTGAAGGGTCGCAGCCCATGGGTATTTTCCGTCCGGTTCATTTAATTACCACCAATGCAATCCGGGTAGAACCGTTTGGGGTGCACATCTGGAACGATACAACGGTGTCGGAAAGATCGGCACAGTTGAACCTGGCAACAACAGTAAAGAATTACAGCAATAAACCGGTTACCATTACTATCAGTCAGCGCCTGTTGAACAGGGCAAAACAGGTAATGGTTACTGCAATGGCTAACAGTACTCTGCAACCGGGCGCGGTGGCCGAAACGCCGCAACAACTGCCAATCATAAAAACGCCTCACCTGTGGTCGCTGAGCGATCCCTATTGTTACACCCTGGTAACAGAAGTGTTACAGAATGGAAAAGTGACAGATGTTACCGAAACGCCTTATGGCATCCGGTGGATCAGCTGGCCCATTGGCAGAAGCGGCCCTTCCAAACAATTCTTCCTGAATGGTAAACCGGTTTTCATCACAGGTATTGCCGAATATGAGCACCTCATGGGCGGTGGTCATGCATTCAGTGATGCGGAAGTTACGGCCCGGGTGCAACAGATAAAAGCAGTTGGCTTTAACGCCTTTCGCGATGCACACCAGCCCCATAATCTGCGCTACCAACACCTGCTGGACAGCCTGGGCCTGCTTTGGTGGACGCAACTCTCGGCCCACATATGGTACAATACCCCTGAATTTAAAAATAACTTTAAAACATTGTTGAAAGAATGGGTGATAGAACGGCGTAACAGTCCTTCCCTGGTTTTATGGGGGTTGCAAAACGAAAGTAAGATCCCCGAAGACTTTGCAAAGGAGTGCACGCAACTGATCCGCGAACTGGACCCCACTACATCGGCTCAACGAAAAGTAACTACCTGTAATGGTGGCGAAGGCACCGATTGGGATGTGCCGCAAAACTGGACGGGCACCTATGGCGGTAATCCTTCTGCTTATGCCAGTGATGTTATCCGCCAGCAATTGATTGGCGAGTATGGCGCCTGGCGTACCCTGGATCTGCATACGGAAGGAGGCTTCGTACAGAATGGGGCCCTGAGTGAAGACCGCATGACGCAATTGATGGAAACCAAAGTGCGGTTGGCCGAATCGGTGAAAGACAGTACGTGCGGACAGTTCTTCTGGATCTATACCTCGCACGACAATCCCGGCCGGGTGCAGAGTGGGGAAGGGTTCCGCGAACTCGATCGCATTGGCCCGGTGAACTATAAAGGTTTGTTAACTCCCTGGGAAGAACCGCTGGATGCGTTCTATATGTACCGCTCCAATTATGCGCCCAAAGAAACATCGCCCATGGTGTATATTGTTTCGCACACCTGGCCCGGCCGCTGGACAACACCCGGTATAAAAGATGGCATTGTGGTATACTCCAATTGCGATGAAGTAGAATTGTTCAATGATGTAAATAATGCTTCCTTAGGCAGGCATAAAAGAAATGGCATCGGTACCCATTTTCAATGGGATGGCGTTGACATCAAATACAATGTATTGTATGCCGTGGGTTATGTGAAAGGAAAGAGAGTAGCGAGTGATGTTATTGTATTACAGTATTTGCCCACTGCACCTGGTTTCCAGGGCTTATATACCAGTCTTCCTTCTACGCAGGGTATGCTGCCCATGCTGGTAGCGCCCGTAAAAGACAATAACTACTTATACCGGGTAAACTGCGGTGGTCCCGATTATCAGGATAGTCACGGTAATATTTGGTTAGCCGATCGCGAAAAGAAATCAAACGATACCTGGGGTTCTGTAAGCTGGACAAAACAATTTCCCGGGATGCCGGCTTTCTATGCCAGTCAACGCCAGTTCTATGATCCCATTGCTGGCACCAGTGACTGGCCGTTGTTACAAACGTTTCGCTATGGCCTGCAACAGTTGCGCTATGAGTTTCCGGTGCCTGATGGTGATTACCACGTGGAGTTATATTTTATAGAACCCTGGTGGTGCAAGGGCGGATTGAATGCCAAAGGCTGGCGGCAATTCGATGTGGCTATCAATAATAAAACGGTTATCAAAAACCTTGATATCTGGTCGAAAGTTGGTAACCGCGCTTTAAGGCAGGAAGTAGATGTGCATGTAACGGGCGGACAATTAACGATCTCCTTTCCGAACATAGCAGCCGGACAGGCGGTTATTTCTGCTATTGCCATTTCTACAAAAGACAAACAAGCAAAAGCAGCGGCCCCCTCGCCTGCGTTAATAAGCAAACTGGAAATAAAGGACAGCGAACCGGCAAAAAAGATAAAAGCGCAGACCTGGCTGAATACCGGTGACAAACAATTTATCAATAGTGATGTAGCATTTACTGCATTACCACCAACCCTGTATGGGGCGGAGTGGATTCAAATGCCGGAGGCTGGGCAGTCTGCTTTGAGCTCCTTCATTGTTACAGCTGATGCTGATGTGTTCATAGCCGTAGACAGCAGTCTGCAGCGGCCGGAATGGTTAAAAGATTATGAGGATACAAAAGCAACGTGTCAAAATACAAAACCTACTACCTTTAAGTTGTATCGAAAAAGATTTACAGCCAATTCAACGGTGGCCATAGATGCAGGGGAGGCTTCGGTTAGTCGCGAGGTTGCCAATCTACCTCCCGACAGGTCGGGAGGGCCGGGGGGAGGCCTGTACTCAGTATTTGCATTGCCCGTAACCACCTTGCAACCACCCTTCGATCAAAAAGCTACCACCAGCTATAAAATGGACCAGGCGGTAACTACAGGTGAAGGCGTTTCGCGGCAAACTATAAACAAACGGGAATCAGTAGTATTCACCAGGCCAGCCGGTGGCCAGGCCGATGTTGCCATCAATACAGGAGTAGGGGATGTATACTCCATCACTTTCCGTTATTATAATCCATCAACAGAAATACGCAAAGCCACCTGGCAACTGATTCAGGCCGATGGCACCGTACTGAAAACGGAACCTATGGAGTTTACCAATACCCGCGAAGGAAAATGGAATTATTTTACTACTACCAGCGGCTCCATGATCAATGCCGGTAAGTATACCATACGCATAACTGCTACAGATGCGGAAGGCGTCGCCATTGGGGGAATCGATGTTCAGTAG
- a CDS encoding glycosylase has product MKKCIGVILLQVCMLAAWAQTDSTVPDSVMQRIYEQVKTPYKYGLVVVPADNSKKLDCPTVFRKGKNWFMTYVIFNGRGYETWLSESKDFLHWTTKGKLLSFSADTTLWDASQKAGYPALEDIQFGGSYQWQPYNKKYWMSYFGGRETGYEAGLLSLGMAYSAKDPSTPHEFERQSQPVLTSRDNDVRWWENKKQFKSSVIWDKQKITGHSFVMYYNANGDSAKDNKKTRWFERIGMAVSDDMVHWKRYGAEPVMHHPVGITGDAVIQQIGNVYVMFYFGAFWQDRKGAFNRFACSYDLVHWTDWQGANLIESSTSYDERYAHKSFVVKYNGVVYHFYCGVNNKEQRGIAVATSKDLGKSEVEFVK; this is encoded by the coding sequence GTGAAAAAATGCATCGGAGTTATTTTACTACAGGTATGTATGCTGGCGGCCTGGGCGCAAACGGATTCAACCGTACCCGATTCGGTAATGCAGCGTATTTACGAACAGGTGAAAACACCTTATAAATATGGGCTGGTGGTAGTGCCTGCGGATAATAGTAAAAAACTCGACTGTCCAACCGTTTTTCGCAAGGGAAAGAACTGGTTCATGACCTATGTGATCTTCAATGGTCGCGGGTATGAAACGTGGCTTTCTGAAAGTAAAGACTTCCTGCACTGGACTACAAAAGGCAAACTACTGTCTTTTTCTGCCGATACTACTTTGTGGGATGCCAGTCAAAAAGCCGGTTACCCGGCATTGGAAGATATTCAGTTTGGTGGCAGTTACCAATGGCAACCATACAATAAAAAATACTGGATGTCGTATTTCGGTGGCCGAGAAACCGGCTACGAGGCAGGCTTGTTATCACTGGGGATGGCTTATTCTGCAAAGGATCCATCAACGCCACATGAATTCGAACGGCAATCTCAACCGGTTCTTACTTCCAGGGACAACGATGTGCGGTGGTGGGAAAATAAAAAACAATTCAAAAGTTCTGTTATCTGGGATAAACAAAAAATTACCGGTCATTCCTTTGTTATGTATTATAATGCCAATGGCGATTCGGCAAAAGACAATAAGAAAACGCGTTGGTTTGAACGCATCGGCATGGCAGTGTCTGATGATATGGTGCATTGGAAACGCTACGGGGCGGAACCTGTGATGCATCACCCGGTGGGCATTACAGGCGATGCGGTTATTCAACAGATCGGTAATGTATATGTAATGTTTTACTTTGGCGCGTTCTGGCAGGACCGTAAAGGAGCCTTTAACCGTTTTGCCTGTTCCTATGACCTCGTTCACTGGACCGACTGGCAGGGCGCCAACCTCATAGAATCTTCCACGTCCTATGATGAGCGCTATGCCCATAAATCGTTCGTGGTTAAATATAACGGGGTTGTATACCATTTTTACTGCGGCGTAAATAACAAAGAGCAGCGGGGAATAGCGGTGGCTACTTCAAAAGACTTAGGTAAAAGTGAAGTTGAGTTTGTAAAATAG
- a CDS encoding glycoside hydrolase family 2 TIM barrel-domain containing protein, whose amino-acid sequence MKRYFYIVAALLSNYIASAQRTIIDFNPNWKFWLGDTSIAKEPGYRDDNWRTLNLPHDWSIEGEFSEKNPGTPNQAALPTGIGWYRKTFTLPAGAENQNVFIEFDGVYRNSEVWVNGHYLGKRPNGYVSFGYDITPYCNPGSAQQVIAVKVDNSLQPNSRWYTGSGIYRNVRLVLTNKIAIDQWGTFITAPTVNNNVAIVNIQSTINNTTGQLGHGTLFTTIYDASGKYVSKGIAWLHGAPGWPAGKATYSYSTAINKPILWSVENPYLYKAVTKVMVNGKVVDEYVTPFGIRYFDFDVQKGFSLNGRPMKILGVCMHHDLGALGAAVNERAMERQLQILKDMGCNAIRTAHNPPAPEWLALCDKMGFLVLDEAFDMWHKKKNKFDYNIDFDQWHKQDLEDQVKRDKNHPSVIIWSIGNEIREQFDSTGIPLTKELVGIVKALDTTRPVTSALTETDTTKNFIYQANALDLMGMNYNQQLYPDFLQRYPGKKFLATETMSALASRGHYDMPADSVRFWPLKGQKFVSPGNPDYTVSAYDNVAAYWGSTHEQTWRIIKQYDFLSGLFVWSGFDFLGEPVPYPWPARSSYYGIVDLAGFPKDAYYMYQSEWTSKTVLHLLPHWNWEAGKEVDVWAYYNNADEVELYLNNRSMGVRKKQPLDFHVQWRVKYEPGTLKAVSRKNGNIVSTKTINTAGIPARLEIVPDKKILHADGKDLSFITVRILDKNGNLVPAADNKITVEIVGKGTLAGMDNGYPASLESFKAASHKAYNGLCLAIIQAKPETGNIQVTFSSPGLPSATTVLQTH is encoded by the coding sequence ATGAAAAGATATTTCTATATAGTAGCAGCCCTGTTAAGCAACTACATTGCCTCTGCCCAACGAACCATCATCGACTTCAATCCCAACTGGAAATTCTGGTTAGGAGATACGTCAATTGCGAAAGAACCGGGTTACCGTGATGATAACTGGCGAACGCTTAATCTGCCGCACGACTGGAGTATAGAAGGGGAGTTCAGTGAAAAAAATCCGGGTACGCCGAACCAGGCGGCCCTGCCAACGGGTATTGGCTGGTACCGCAAAACATTTACGCTGCCGGCAGGCGCGGAAAATCAAAATGTGTTTATTGAGTTTGACGGCGTATATCGTAACAGTGAAGTATGGGTAAATGGTCATTACCTGGGCAAACGGCCCAATGGTTATGTTTCATTCGGGTATGATATCACCCCGTATTGTAACCCCGGTTCTGCCCAACAGGTAATTGCCGTTAAAGTAGACAATTCCCTGCAACCCAATTCCCGGTGGTATACCGGCTCGGGTATTTACCGCAATGTGCGGCTGGTACTTACCAATAAAATAGCCATCGATCAGTGGGGCACTTTTATTACAGCCCCAACGGTAAATAATAATGTAGCGATAGTTAATATTCAATCAACCATAAATAACACAACCGGGCAATTAGGACATGGCACCCTGTTTACGACTATTTATGATGCATCGGGCAAATATGTAAGTAAAGGCATTGCCTGGTTGCATGGCGCACCCGGCTGGCCGGCGGGCAAGGCTACCTATAGTTATTCCACTGCCATTAATAAACCCATCTTATGGTCTGTTGAAAATCCCTATTTATATAAGGCGGTAACAAAAGTGATGGTGAATGGCAAAGTGGTGGATGAATATGTAACGCCGTTTGGGATTCGTTATTTTGATTTTGATGTACAAAAAGGCTTCTCCCTGAATGGCAGGCCAATGAAAATACTGGGTGTATGTATGCACCACGATCTGGGTGCATTGGGCGCCGCCGTAAATGAACGCGCCATGGAGCGGCAGTTACAGATCCTGAAAGATATGGGCTGCAACGCCATTCGTACGGCGCATAATCCACCTGCTCCGGAATGGCTGGCCCTGTGCGATAAAATGGGGTTCCTGGTGTTGGATGAAGCTTTTGATATGTGGCATAAGAAAAAGAACAAGTTCGATTACAACATCGATTTTGATCAATGGCATAAACAGGACCTGGAAGACCAGGTAAAAAGAGACAAGAATCACCCTTCGGTGATCATCTGGAGCATTGGCAATGAGATCCGCGAACAGTTTGATAGTACGGGTATTCCGCTTACCAAAGAGCTGGTTGGTATTGTAAAAGCGCTCGATACAACAAGACCGGTTACCTCGGCCCTTACTGAAACCGATACTACTAAAAACTTTATTTACCAGGCCAATGCATTAGACTTGATGGGAATGAACTATAATCAGCAGTTGTATCCTGATTTTCTGCAGAGATATCCTGGTAAAAAATTCCTGGCCACCGAAACCATGTCGGCCCTGGCAAGTCGCGGGCATTATGATATGCCGGCAGACAGTGTACGGTTCTGGCCTTTAAAGGGGCAAAAATTTGTGTCGCCTGGCAACCCTGACTATACAGTTTCCGCATATGATAATGTAGCAGCGTATTGGGGCTCCACCCACGAACAAACCTGGCGTATAATAAAACAATATGATTTTTTATCAGGGTTGTTTGTATGGTCGGGTTTCGATTTCCTGGGGGAACCGGTACCATATCCCTGGCCGGCAAGAAGTTCTTATTACGGAATTGTTGATCTGGCGGGTTTTCCCAAGGATGCCTATTATATGTATCAGAGTGAATGGACCAGCAAAACAGTTTTGCACCTGTTACCGCATTGGAACTGGGAAGCAGGTAAGGAAGTGGATGTGTGGGCCTATTATAATAATGCCGATGAAGTGGAACTGTACCTGAACAATCGCTCAATGGGTGTTCGTAAAAAGCAACCACTTGATTTTCACGTACAATGGCGTGTAAAATACGAACCCGGAACGTTAAAAGCCGTGAGCCGTAAAAACGGCAATATAGTTAGTACAAAAACCATCAATACTGCAGGTATTCCGGCAAGGCTCGAAATAGTGCCAGATAAAAAAATCCTCCATGCCGACGGAAAAGACCTGTCTTTTATCACCGTTCGGATTTTGGATAAAAATGGCAATTTGGTGCCTGCTGCCGACAATAAAATAACCGTTGAAATCGTTGGTAAAGGAACATTGGCCGGAATGGACAATGGTTATCCCGCCAGTTTGGAATCGTTTAAAGCTGCCTCCCATAAGGCTTACAACGGTTTATGTCTCGCCATTATTCAGGCAAAACCCGAAACAGGAAACATTCAGGTAACATTCAGCTCCCCTGGTTTGCCATCAGCTACTACTGTACTTCAAACACACTAA
- a CDS encoding binary exotoxin B/Anthrax toxin B moiety protective antigen, with product MKKCFHPPKKTIFIALLALSAFKNTKAQPIAFPGAEGYGKYASGGRGGKVAVVTNLHDDGPGSLRQALAAYPDEPLTVVFQVSGIIELTTPLTLKRSNITIAGQTAPGDGICLKGHSFIINGANKGRNHGNIIIRYIRSRPGSTYYLGVYGLDIENCHDIIVDHCSFSWANEEVVAAYDTKNITIQWCIVSEGLYEAGHHKGHRSYGGVWGGQNASFHHNLYAHLNNRTVRFNGARAHDTIALVDYRNNVNYNWGSANACYGGDIKIPGGVSQVNMVNNYYQPGPATNDTLKFLHVLYAKNPDNRVGQWYVAGNVMAGNKELTKDNWKGIDLAELPEESRPLAKADSAFVTLKIGNQQSAKDALAAVLAGAGATLPQRDSTDIRVIYEVQHKIASGKGVFGKAGIIDSPMAVGGWATYKQGKVLKDTDGDGIPDSWEKEHNLNPKDAKDGNAVTTEGYTNLEMYLNSVVLPGS from the coding sequence ATGAAAAAATGCTTCCACCCCCCTAAAAAAACCATCTTTATCGCTCTCCTGGCGCTTTCAGCGTTTAAAAATACAAAAGCCCAGCCAATTGCCTTTCCCGGTGCGGAAGGTTATGGCAAATATGCAAGCGGCGGCCGCGGTGGTAAAGTAGCAGTTGTCACCAATTTACACGACGATGGCCCCGGCAGTTTACGGCAGGCCCTGGCTGCTTACCCCGATGAACCCCTTACCGTTGTTTTCCAGGTTTCGGGCATCATTGAATTAACAACCCCGCTGACGCTGAAAAGATCGAATATAACCATTGCCGGCCAAACGGCGCCGGGCGATGGCATTTGTTTAAAGGGACATTCCTTTATTATCAATGGCGCCAATAAAGGCCGTAACCACGGCAATATCATTATCCGGTACATCCGGAGCAGACCGGGCAGCACGTATTACCTGGGTGTATATGGACTTGACATCGAGAACTGTCACGATATTATTGTTGACCATTGTTCATTCAGCTGGGCCAATGAAGAAGTGGTGGCCGCCTACGACACTAAAAATATCACCATTCAATGGTGTATTGTAAGCGAAGGTTTATATGAAGCCGGGCATCACAAAGGACACCGGTCGTATGGTGGCGTATGGGGCGGACAAAACGCCTCATTTCATCACAACCTGTACGCGCACCTGAACAACCGCACGGTGCGCTTTAATGGCGCCCGGGCGCACGACACCATAGCGCTGGTCGATTACCGCAATAACGTGAATTATAACTGGGGCAGCGCCAATGCCTGTTATGGCGGGGATATAAAGATCCCTGGCGGCGTATCGCAGGTGAATATGGTGAACAATTATTATCAACCCGGCCCGGCAACCAATGACACGTTAAAATTCCTGCACGTTTTATATGCCAAAAACCCCGATAACCGGGTTGGTCAATGGTATGTTGCCGGCAATGTGATGGCTGGCAATAAAGAACTCACAAAAGACAACTGGAAAGGGATCGATCTGGCAGAACTGCCTGAAGAAAGCCGCCCGCTGGCAAAAGCCGATTCTGCATTTGTTACCCTAAAAATAGGTAACCAGCAAAGCGCCAAAGACGCATTGGCCGCGGTACTGGCCGGCGCCGGCGCTACCCTGCCCCAACGGGATTCTACCGATATCCGCGTTATATATGAGGTGCAACACAAGATCGCTTCGGGTAAAGGCGTATTTGGCAAAGCCGGTATCATCGATAGCCCAATGGCTGTTGGTGGCTGGGCCACTTATAAACAAGGCAAGGTCTTAAAAGATACTGATGGCGATGGCATTCCTGATAGCTGGGAAAAAGAACATAACTTAAATCCGAAAGATGCGAAGGATGGGAATGCGGTTACTACGGAAGGATACACCAATTTGGAGATGTATCTGAATAGCGTGGTGCTTCCTGGTTCTTAA
- a CDS encoding DUF3826 domain-containing protein — protein sequence MMKRTGSLYVALMALTILMMVLSVSLVSAQTTAPTQTKEEYKDVIAKRADKIVAALGSTDAVFNKKVSAVVADQYIALGSIHDTRNAKIKEIKAKDSVLTDKDKAEIEKLTADADKDLEKLHAKYLAKLAKLCTPEQIEGIKNGMTYNVLNVTMTAYNEMLPNLTAEQKKQILDWLTEAREHAMDAESSDKKHAWFGKYKGRINNYLAKAGVDMKQAEKEWMERIKAKKEAAKQS from the coding sequence ATGATGAAACGTACAGGAAGTTTATATGTAGCATTGATGGCGCTTACCATATTAATGATGGTGCTGTCTGTAAGTCTGGTTTCTGCACAAACAACTGCCCCCACACAAACAAAAGAAGAGTACAAAGATGTAATTGCCAAAAGAGCTGACAAGATCGTTGCAGCGTTAGGTAGTACTGATGCTGTCTTTAATAAAAAGGTATCGGCTGTTGTGGCCGATCAATACATTGCGCTGGGTAGTATCCACGACACCCGCAATGCGAAGATCAAGGAGATCAAAGCGAAGGATTCTGTATTGACAGATAAAGACAAAGCTGAGATTGAGAAGCTGACAGCCGATGCTGATAAGGACCTGGAAAAATTACATGCAAAATATCTTGCTAAGTTAGCAAAGCTTTGTACGCCCGAACAAATAGAGGGTATTAAAAATGGTATGACCTACAACGTATTAAACGTTACCATGACGGCTTACAATGAGATGTTACCAAATTTAACCGCAGAGCAAAAGAAGCAGATACTCGATTGGTTAACCGAGGCGCGTGAGCATGCGATGGATGCCGAATCATCTGATAAAAAACACGCCTGGTTTGGAAAATACAAAGGTCGCATCAACAATTATCTGGCTAAAGCCGGCGTTGATATGAAACAGGCAGAAAAGGAGTGGATGGAGCGGATCAAGGCGAAGAAAGAAGCTGCCAAACAAAGTTAA